The genomic interval GCAAGCATGCCGGCGCACGCTCGGTGTACACCGCGGTGCTGATCGACAAGGACCACGACCGCAAGGCCAGCCCGGACCTCAAGGCCAACTACGTGGGCCTGCCGTGTGTCGACCGCTACATCTTCGGTTACGGTATGGATTACAAAGGCTACTGGCGCAATGCCAACGGCATTTTCGCCGTCAAGGGGCTGTAATCAAGCGCCGCCCTGCATGCTAGAGTGCTCCTTCATTCAAGGAGCCTCACATGCGTGCGATTCTTCCCCTCCTGTTGGCGGTCAGCCTGCCACTGGCCGCCGCACCGCTGCACAGCCAGTTCCTGCCGCCTGACGACCAGTCACTGCGCCAGGAAGCGCCGACCGGCCAGCAACTGCTGCAAGTGACCGATTACTCGGTGGTGGTGGGGGCCCAGCGCCAGTCCGACCAGCAGCCTATCCCGATCACCTCTTCGTTGCAGGTGCGCCTGAAGGGAAAGCCATTGAGCAAAGGTGCGACCATCGCCCAGGTGCTGCTGACCTTCGATGGCGAAGCGGCCAAGAGCCTGAAGAAGCCTGTGTATGACGAAAAAAGCCGCACCTTGAGCCTGAATTACCCGGTCAGTGACTACCGGGTGATCATGGACCTGCTACGCAACGAAACCTTGTATGTGCAGTTTCTCACCTACGGCAATGGTCACATCTGGGCCGACCTGCACACTGGTACCGTACGTACGCGTTGAGGCACGCGGCCTGCGAGGGGTAAACTGCCGGCCTTCGAAATCCCGTGATGGTCCAGTTGGAGTCGGCAATGCGTAAAGACAAGAAACAGGTAATCGGCGACGAAATCAGCGACGACTACATCAAGTCGTTCCTTCAGTTCGAACCGGCCGATGGTGTGACCTCGCCGTCGCTGCATAAGCTGGTCAAGGCCTACCGTGGGCTGCGCGTAGACGATTTCGAGCGCTTTGTCGGCTTCTTTGTCGAAGCTGGCCTGGACCTGGATGGCAAGGACGAGCACGGTAAAACCTTCGTTGAGCAGATCGCCGACCAGCGCAATGCGCCTGAGTACATCGAGATCATCGACCGCGCCCGCGGTTGATAGAGATCCAGGCACAAAAAAACGCCCCGAGGGGCGTTTTTTCGTTACCGGTCGGTTCAGGCGTAATGCTTGGCCGCCGGGCTGCTTTCCACCAGGTCCAGCGCCACGTCGTTTTCGGCACTGATCTTGTGGTACAGGGCAGCATCGGTTGCCAACGTTTTCTCGCGCGCCGGGAAGATTTCCTTGAGCTTGGCAGCCCAGGCACCCTTGGCCTGCTCGGGGAAGCAGCGTTCGATCAGTTCCAGCATGATCGACACGGTCACCGAAGCGCCTGGCGAGGCACCTAGCAGTGCGGCCAGGCTGCCGTCCTGGGCCGAGACCAGCTCGGTACCGAACTGCAGCACACCGCCTTTTTTCGGGTCCTTCTTGATGATCTGCACGCGCTGACCAGCCACTTCCAGGCGCCAGTCTTCGGCCTTGGCCTGCGGATAGAAGCGACGCAGGGCTTCCAGGCGCTGCTCCATCGACTGCATCACTTCGCTGACCAGGTACTTGGTCAGGTCCATGTTGTCACGGGCCACGGCCAGCATCGGGCCGATGTTACCCATGCGCACCGACAGCGGCAGGTCCATCAGCGAACCGTGCTTGAGGAACTTGGTGGTGAAACCGGCGTACGGGCCGAACAGCAACGAAGTCTTGCCGTCCACAACGCGAGTATCCAGGTGCGGTACCGACATCGGCGGGGCGCCCACGGCGGCCTGGCTGTAGACCTTGGCCTGGTGCTGTTTGACGATTTCCGGGTTGTCGCAACGCAGCCACTGGCCGCTGACCGGGAAGCCGCCGAAGCCTTTGCTTTCCGGGATGCCGGACGCCTGCAGCAGCGGCAGGGCCGCGCCACCGGCACCGAGGAAGACAAAGCGAGCGTCGACTTCGCGGCTGCCGCCGCTGTTGACGTCCTTGATGCTCACGGTCCAGCCGCTGCCGTTACGGCGTAGGCCGACGACCTTCTTGCTGTACTTCACCTGCGCGTCCGGCGAGTCGCCCAGCAGCTTGAGCAGCTTGTTGGTCAGGGCGCCGAAGTTGACGTCGGTGCCTTTGGCTACACGGGTAGCTGCAATGTGCTGGTCGGCTGGGCGGCCAGGCATCATCAGCGGCATCCAGTCGTTCATCACCGCCTTGTCTTCGGTGTATTCCATCTCGGCGAAGGCATGGTGCTGCTTGAGCAGCTCGAAGCGCTTCTTGAGGAAGGAAACACCCTTGTCACCCTCGACGTAGCTCAGGTGCGGGACAGGGTTGATGAATGCACGCGCCGAGCCGAAGTTGCCCTTCTTGCTCAGGTAAGCCCAGAACTGGCGCGAAACCTCGAACTGGGCGTTGATGTGCACGGCCTTCTTGATGTCGATGCTGCCATCGGCGGCCTGGGGCGTGTAGTTAAGCTCGCACAGACCAGCGTGGCCGGTACCTGCGTTGTTCCAGGGGTTGGAGCTTTCCGCGGCTCCGGAGTCCATCGCCTCGACGACCTCAAGCTTCAGGGTCGGGTCAAGCTCCTTCAGCAGTACGGCCAGGGTGGCACTCATGATGCCCGCGCCTACCAGTACTACATCAACCGATTCGTTCTGCGCCATTTAACGCGTCTCCACAATCTACAGCTACCTAATTGACAGCATAGGACCTGGGGTAGCCAGGGTCGCCATGTCCGACTTTTCGCAGTTCTTGCAACTTCCGCGGACACCGCCAATCAGTCTTCGGGTTCAGCTATTGAACGCCGTTTGCCACGGGTGCGGCAATTCGACTTATGGTCAAGGTGTCGTGCGTGCGTTATGGAACGGTTCAGACACTCATACGGGATGAGCGCAGTTGCCGCCTGTTCAGGGCTGTTCGGGACACATCTGCCGCTTTTGCACATGCCAGACTGTTCATTTGCTCGCCACACTCTTGTGAAGTTGTGAAAACCGTTTTTTCACGCTCTTTTGGAGACGTGAACCTCAAAAGGGGACTGCGCGATGGCAACCCGCAGGTTCATGCAGTGTGAAGGGCCGGAAAAGCAGGCACGACAGCCGATGCAAGACCTGAGTGGAAGGCTCTCTGTGGGCGAAGCGGTGAAGTTGCCGGGGTCAATCGGCGAGTGCGGGGCCCGATCAGGAGACGTCCTTATAATCGGGGGGAGATTATAGCGATGTCGCGGGCAGAAATGTCGCCATTCGTGGTTTTTATTGCAGCGTTTGTCAGGCCGCGAGGATGCGATGGTGCCAGCGGCGGCTTGCGCGGGCGCAAACCCTGGCGTCGGCGGGCAGTTCGCGACCCAGCCAGGCCAGCTGGATTTCACTGACCTGAACCCAGCCGCTGCCGCTCGGTACCTGGCTGCATTGCTTGAAGGCCAGGCATTTGCCTTGGGCATCGAGGCGGGCGTAGGCGGTGTGGCGCGGGCGTTGGAAGAGCAGAGTCCAGAGCGAGGCCATGGCGGCGAGTCCTTTGCGTGAGGGCTTGGCGCAAGGATAAGGGCGTGGCCATGAAACGATTGTGACAAGCGGGTCGGGCCGATGACTGGTCTGTGCCTGGCTAGGTATACTGTGGGCCTTTGCCGCATTTTCTGGAGAAACGCGCATGTTGCAACGTCTGTTGTTCGGTTTGATCGCCGTGGCCAGCCTCAGCCTGGTCGGTTGTGCCCACAGCCCGCAACAACTTAACCCGCAACCCACGCTCAAGGCTCAGCTCGCCCCGGTGGGCCACGGCCAGCCGGTCGTGGTCCGGGTGGTTGACGGCCGGCCTTCGCAATCCTTGGGTACCCGTGGTGGCATGTACCCCGAGACCAGCACCATCAGCGTCAGCGGTAATGACGTGGTGCCCAAGCTGCAGGCCCAGGCCGAAGCTGCTGTGCGTCTGCTCGGCTTCACCCCTACGCCGAACGCCTCTGGTGCACCCCAGCTGACCGTGACCCTGGCCGAGCTGAAATATCAGTCGCCCAAAGACAACCTGTACGTGACCGAGGCCACCATCGGCGCCACGTTCCGTGCCGACGTGCGCAATGGCGGCCGTAGCTACAGCGGCCGTTACGGCGCTTCGCTGGACCAGCGTTTCGGCATGGCGCCGAACCAGGACACCAACACCCAGCTGGTGGGCGATGTGCTGAGCGATGCCCTGACCCGCCTGTTCAAAGACCCGACCATCGGGCAGGTACTGGGCCAGTAAGCGTTTGGCTGCATGAAAAAACCCGCTCCCTGTGTCAGGTAGCGGGTTTTTTGTTGCCTGTGCTGGCCTCTTCGCGGGTAAACCCGCTCCCACAGGTCCAGCGCAGGCCTCGGATCCGGTGCGGTCCCTGTGGGAGCGGGTTCACCCGCGAAGAGGCCGGTTCAGGCTTACGCTGCTTCTACGTAGAAATCCAGCAAGCTGAAGCCCGTCCCGGCATCCACCTCCGGCAAATCTTCATGCACATGCCCGCCCAACGCACAGTAGACCAGCCACTGGCGGTCCTGCACATTGATGGCAAAACCATCGATCAAAGCCTGTTGTTCATCGCTCTGGGCAACGAGGTAGAGGCGGTCCTGGTTTTCGGCGTGCAACATGAACAAGCTCCGGGTCATGAAAGGCCGCCAGGGTGGCCTGTTCAGATGACGAGCGGATGACAGATGAAATTTAATGACAGTTTGTCGCCCATACCGGGCGCGGGGCAGCGAGTTGGGTAGAATGCGGGCCTTTGCCGCTTCTCACACCGAGGTTGCGTGATGTCCTTGCAAGTGCTCTGGGGGTTTCTGGCCGCCCATCCCACCAAGTTGATCAACCTGCTGGCGCTGCTGCTGACCTGCCCAGGCGGGTTGCTGCTGCACAGTGCCCGGCGACGCGAGGCCGAGACCCGCGAATACATGGCTGTGGAGGAGGGGGTGGTGGACGCGTTCGACC from Pseudomonas fortuita carries:
- a CDS encoding PA4642 family protein, which gives rise to MRKDKKQVIGDEISDDYIKSFLQFEPADGVTSPSLHKLVKAYRGLRVDDFERFVGFFVEAGLDLDGKDEHGKTFVEQIADQRNAPEYIEIIDRARG
- the mqo gene encoding malate dehydrogenase (quinone) — its product is MAQNESVDVVLVGAGIMSATLAVLLKELDPTLKLEVVEAMDSGAAESSNPWNNAGTGHAGLCELNYTPQAADGSIDIKKAVHINAQFEVSRQFWAYLSKKGNFGSARAFINPVPHLSYVEGDKGVSFLKKRFELLKQHHAFAEMEYTEDKAVMNDWMPLMMPGRPADQHIAATRVAKGTDVNFGALTNKLLKLLGDSPDAQVKYSKKVVGLRRNGSGWTVSIKDVNSGGSREVDARFVFLGAGGAALPLLQASGIPESKGFGGFPVSGQWLRCDNPEIVKQHQAKVYSQAAVGAPPMSVPHLDTRVVDGKTSLLFGPYAGFTTKFLKHGSLMDLPLSVRMGNIGPMLAVARDNMDLTKYLVSEVMQSMEQRLEALRRFYPQAKAEDWRLEVAGQRVQIIKKDPKKGGVLQFGTELVSAQDGSLAALLGASPGASVTVSIMLELIERCFPEQAKGAWAAKLKEIFPAREKTLATDAALYHKISAENDVALDLVESSPAAKHYA
- a CDS encoding YajG family lipoprotein, which gives rise to MLQRLLFGLIAVASLSLVGCAHSPQQLNPQPTLKAQLAPVGHGQPVVVRVVDGRPSQSLGTRGGMYPETSTISVSGNDVVPKLQAQAEAAVRLLGFTPTPNASGAPQLTVTLAELKYQSPKDNLYVTEATIGATFRADVRNGGRSYSGRYGASLDQRFGMAPNQDTNTQLVGDVLSDALTRLFKDPTIGQVLGQ